A genomic stretch from Solanum stenotomum isolate F172 chromosome 8, ASM1918654v1, whole genome shotgun sequence includes:
- the LOC125874887 gene encoding uncharacterized protein LOC125874887 isoform X1 produces the protein MRFLTGSSNHTWSPIMTIDTTTLSYWLNWRFLICAILILAAMVVSLLLIWKYDGSSKSRSHRRENGQNKAAFLDKDDVWKTCYKAIHPNWLLAYRLIAFSLLLSLLTADIVLHGVRILYFYTQWTFTLATVYFLLGSSLSIHGCLQSCKGGSGASTDGVDTERGTYIAPVPENASVLIVSNGLNSHGEPHDYCGLALQIVFQMTAGAVVLTDCVFWLLIYPFLTDKNYKLHFLAVCMHSVNAICLLGDVCLNRLRFPFFRIAYFVLWTCVFVIFQWILHIFVSLRWPYPFLDLSSQYAPLWYFAVGILHLPCYGMFAVLIRIKTCWLSRLFHSPIEM, from the exons ATGCGCTTTTTAACAGGATCTTCAAATCATACTTGGTCACCAATTATGACAATAGATACAACAACTCTGAGTTATTGGCTGAACTGGAGATTTTTAATATGTGCAATATTGATATTAGCAGCTATGGTGGTATCACTTCTCCTTATATGGAAGTATGATGGTTCTTCAAAGTCGAGAAGCCACCGAAGAGAAAATGGGCAAAATAAAGCAGCATTTTTGGACAAAGATGATGTTTGGAAGACATGTTATAAAGCAATCCATCCTAATTGGTTGCTTGCTTATAGACTAATTGCTTTCTCCCTACTTCTCTCTTTACTCACTGCAGATATAGTTCTCCACGGCGTACGCATACTTTATTTCTATACTCA GTGGACATTCACCTTGGCTACGGTCTACTTTTTG CTAGGATCTTCACTGTCCATCCATGGCTGTCTCCAATCTTGCAAGGGAGGTAGTGGTGCTAGCACTGATGGTGTTGATACAGAGAGAGGCACTTACATTGCTCCAGTTCCTGAAAATGCAAGCGTACTTATTGTATCCAATGGCTTGAATTCCCATGGCGAGCCACATGATTATTGCGGCCTGGCCTTGCAAATAGTCTTCCAG ATGACTGCAGGTGCCGTTGTGCTTACAGATTGTGTTTTTTGGCTCCTTATCTATCCGTTCCTTACTGACAAAAACTACAAATTACATTTT CTGGCTGTTTGTATGCATTCTGTCAATGCTATTTGCCTTCTAGGTGATGTGTGTCTAAATCGTCTA CGGTTCCCTTTCTTCCGGATAGCATATTTTGTTCTTTGGACATGCGTCTTTGTCATTTTCCAGTGGATCCTCCATATTTTTGTCTCGTTGAG GTGGCCGTATCCCTTTCTAGATTTGTCATCTCAATATGCTCCCCTTTG GTACTTTGCTGTCGGTATTCTCCATCTGCCTTGCTATGGAATGTTTGCCGTACTGATTAGAATAAAGACTTGTTGGTTATCCAGATTGTTTCATAGCCCGATCGAGATGTAA
- the LOC125874889 gene encoding uncharacterized protein LOC125874889 yields MAKVYQKDDFEKLMAKVEKIDGRVKKYLQDAGYERWARSHATVNRGRMMTSNIAECINGCLVDARQLPIIDFLKEVRILFGTWNCKNREIASYTKETLGRRFEEILIINASKCVKMKVVASSEYIFAVYEGAIRYIVCLERKTCSCGRFQHDEIPCAHAMAVLKKKNIKDVHPYCSDYYKHDALANTYALPIEPMPDKSDWIAPESVLEEVVLPPRYKKMPGRPRKKRKKNPDEKITTNTNCCGQESHNRRTCTFFPKDS; encoded by the exons ATGGCAAAGGTTTATCAGAaagatgattttgaaaaattaatggCTAAAGTGGAAAAAATAGATGGAAGAGTTAAGAAGTATCTTCAAGATGCTGGGTATGAAAGGTGGGCTAGATCTCATGCAACTGTGAACAGGGGGAGGATGATGACTTCAAACATAGCGGAATGTATCAATGGTTGCCTTGTTGATGCACGACAATTACCTATTATAGACTTTCTGAAAGAAGTTAGAATTCTATTTGGTACTTGGAATTGCAAAAATCGAGAAATAGCATCTTATACAAAGGAAACATTAGGGagaagatttgaagaaatattGATTATAAACGCGTCCAAATGTGTGAAAATGAAG GTAGTTGCATCTTCTGAATATATCTTTGCAGTGTATGAAGGTGCGATAAGATACATTGTATGTCTTGAGAGAAAAACTTGTTCATGTGGTAGATTTCAACATGACGAGATACCTTGTGCGCACGCAATGGctgttttgaagaagaagaatattaaAGATGTACATCCATACTGCTCTGATTACTATAAACATGATGCATTAGCAAACACTTATGCACTTCCAATAGAACCAATGCCAGACAAAAGTGATTGGATAGCTCCAGAATCTGTTTTGGAAGAAGTAGTCTTGCCACCAAGATACAAAAAAATGCCTGGAAGGCcaagaaaaaagaggaagaaaaatccAGATGAAAAGATTACTACAAACACGAACTGTTGCGGACAGGAAAGTCACAATAGAAGAACATGTACTTTCTTCCCAAAAGATTCGTAA
- the LOC125874887 gene encoding uncharacterized protein LOC125874887 isoform X2 — MRFLTGSSNHTWSPIMTIDTTTLSYWLNWRFLICAILILAAMVVSLLLIWKYDGSSKSRSHRRENGQNKAAFLDKDDVWKTCYKAIHPNWLLAYRLIAFSLLLSLLTADIVLHGVRILYFYTQWTFTLATVYFLLGSSLSIHGCLQSCKGGSGASTDGVDTERGTYIAPVPENASVLIVSNGLNSHGEPHDYCGLALQIVFQMTAGAVVLTDCVFWLLIYPFLTDKNYKLHFLAVCMHSVNAICLLAVPFLPDSIFCSLDMRLCHFPVDPPYFCLVEVAVSLSRFVISICSPLVLCCRYSPSALLWNVCRTD, encoded by the exons ATGCGCTTTTTAACAGGATCTTCAAATCATACTTGGTCACCAATTATGACAATAGATACAACAACTCTGAGTTATTGGCTGAACTGGAGATTTTTAATATGTGCAATATTGATATTAGCAGCTATGGTGGTATCACTTCTCCTTATATGGAAGTATGATGGTTCTTCAAAGTCGAGAAGCCACCGAAGAGAAAATGGGCAAAATAAAGCAGCATTTTTGGACAAAGATGATGTTTGGAAGACATGTTATAAAGCAATCCATCCTAATTGGTTGCTTGCTTATAGACTAATTGCTTTCTCCCTACTTCTCTCTTTACTCACTGCAGATATAGTTCTCCACGGCGTACGCATACTTTATTTCTATACTCA GTGGACATTCACCTTGGCTACGGTCTACTTTTTG CTAGGATCTTCACTGTCCATCCATGGCTGTCTCCAATCTTGCAAGGGAGGTAGTGGTGCTAGCACTGATGGTGTTGATACAGAGAGAGGCACTTACATTGCTCCAGTTCCTGAAAATGCAAGCGTACTTATTGTATCCAATGGCTTGAATTCCCATGGCGAGCCACATGATTATTGCGGCCTGGCCTTGCAAATAGTCTTCCAG ATGACTGCAGGTGCCGTTGTGCTTACAGATTGTGTTTTTTGGCTCCTTATCTATCCGTTCCTTACTGACAAAAACTACAAATTACATTTT CTGGCTGTTTGTATGCATTCTGTCAATGCTATTTGCCTTCTAG CGGTTCCCTTTCTTCCGGATAGCATATTTTGTTCTTTGGACATGCGTCTTTGTCATTTTCCAGTGGATCCTCCATATTTTTGTCTCGTTGAG GTGGCCGTATCCCTTTCTAGATTTGTCATCTCAATATGCTCCCCTTTG GTACTTTGCTGTCGGTATTCTCCATCTGCCTTGCTATGGAATGTTTGCCGTACTGATTAG